The following is a genomic window from Geobacillus subterraneus.
CTCGCCGTACTTTGTGCCAGATGAAGACATTTTAACGGCGCTGAAAGTAGCGGCGCTAAGCGGCATTGACGTCCGTCTGCTGGCACCGAAGCGCCCGGACAAAAAAATCGTCTTTTACGCCTCGCGTTCGTATTTCCCAGAACTGCTGGAAGCCGGGGTGAAAATTTACGAGTACGAAAAAGGGTTTTTGCACAGCAAGGTGATCGTCGTCGATGGCGAGCTCGCTTCGATCGGCACCGCAAACATGGATATGCGCAGCTTTCATTTAAACTTTGAAGTGAACGCATTTTTGTATTATACGGACAGCACAAACAAACTTGTGCGCGACTTTTTGGAAGATTTCCGCCATGCTTCCCTCATTGATTATGAGCAATTCCAGCAGCGTCCATTCCGGGTGCGGATCGTTGAATCGGTCTCTCGCCTGCTGTCGCCGCTGTTGTAGAACCGTGTTTTTGATCGCCTCTGATGCAAGCCCGCCGATTCGGCGGGCTTTTTTATTGACACGGCTAAAGTCGGCAGGAAAATGAGGGGCGTTTGTCGAAACGATAGGCGGACGAAGACAGAAGGGATGTCTTCGAAAGGACAGCAACAAACAAAAGGGAGGGAGCATCTTGTTTGTCGCCATTTCAGCCGATGGCCGGCCCATTTCGCTCGCTGGGGCGGAAAGGTGGAGCCCGGAGCGGCTTGTGGAATTGAGGAACGATGAACCGTTTTTTTGTCCGGCTTGCCGGAAGGAGGTTGTGCTGCGGTCCGGCCGCCATCGTCTGCCGCATTTCGCCCATCGGAAAGGGACGGTCTGTCCGTTCGAGCATGAACCGGAGTCGGAGCGGCATTTAACCGGAAAGCGCGATTTGTTCGCATGGCTCGTCCGCCAAGGGGTCGAAGCGAAGCTTGAGCCATATTTGACCGCCATCGGGCAGCGTCCTGATGTGTTATTCCGCTATGGCCCCCATCTGTATGCCCTCGAATACCAATGTTCCCCGATCGATGAATCGCTGTTTTGCGAACGCAATGACGGCTACCGTCGCCTCGGCATCCGGCCGCTTTGGGTGTTAGGGGCGCATCACTTGCGGCGCTCGCCGAAACGCCCGAATGAAGTGTCGCTCTCCCGCTTTCAATGGCTGTTTGCCCGCCGTGTTCCGTTTTCCGTTGCCCCTCATGTATGGTACTATAGTCCGGAAACGAAGCGTTTTATCTTTCTTTCTCGACCGTTGCCGCTGTCGGTGCGCCGCACGTTGGCCACCATCGATTCGCTCCCGCTTTCCTCGCTGTCGTTCGCCGCTTTGACTGCCGCCCATCCGCAGCCGCTTCCGCCGACATTTTGGGAACAATGGCTTGAAGGGAAAAAACAATGGCGCCGCACGTTCCCGCTTTATCCGAATAAGGCGGTGCGCCGCATTTGCGCCGATTTTTATCAAGCCGGCATCGTCCCGTCGCTATTTCCGACTGAAGCCGGCTGGCCATTGCTGCGTGGCTATTTATGGGAGACGGCCCCATTCATTTGGCAAACATACGTCCTTCTGCCGCTCCTTCGCCAGCAGGGAAAGCCGCTGCCGCTGGCAGCGCTCTTTCGGTGGATCGATGGGAAAATCCGCACCGGGCGGCTCGCGCCGCGCCGCCTGCCGCTTGTCGGTCAGGACACTTACCGGCAGGCCGTCCGCGAATATTTACATTGGTTACGTTTGCTCGGCTATCTCCGCTGCGAGAGAGGGAGTGGGGTTTGCTTGGCCAAGCCGCTGTCGTTTCCAGCGACGGTCGAGGATGTCATCCGCCAAGACGCCGCTCTTCTTGAGCAAATTCACCGGACGCCGGCGCTGGCGACATATCGGGTGACGCTCGAATTTGGAACTGAAGGGAAAAATGAGCAAAAAACAGGAAAAGAGGGGGAAAATAGTGAATAATAATTCCTGTATCGATTGTTTAAGGAGGGACTATAGTGGTGGAAGAGAACAAGGCAACGAAATCGCTTCCGTCCCGGAGCGAAATCCCTGTCGAGGAAACGTGGCGGCTCGAGGACATTTTCCCGACCGATGACGCTTGGGAACAGGAGTTTCAGCAAGTGAAGGCGATGATTCCGAAGATCAGCGAATACAAAGGGCGGCTTGGCGAATCGCCGGAAGTGATGTATGAAGCGCTGCAATACCAAGATGAAGTGTCGATGCGCCTCGGCAAGCTGTATACATACGCCCATATGCGCTATGACCAAGACACGACGAACGCGTTTTACCAAGGGATCAACGACCGGGCGAAAAGCTTGTACAGCGAAGCGTCGAGCGCGATGGCGTTTATCGTGCCGGAAATTTTGGACATTGATGAAGCGGTGTTGCGTTCGTTTTTGGAGCAATACGAACCGCTCAGGCTGTATCAACACGCGCTAGATGAAATTACGCGCCAGCGCCCGCACGTCTTGTCAGCTGAAGAAGAAGCGCTGCTGGCACAGGCGGCTGAGGTCATGCAGGCGACATCATCGACATTCAGTGCGTTAAACAACGCTGACTTAACGTTCCCGACGATCCGCGACGAAAATGGGGATGAGGTGGAAGTGACGCACGGCCGGTTTATCCGCTTTTTGGAAAGCACCGACCGCCGCGTCCGCCGCGATGCGTTTCATGCGGTATACCATACGTACGAGAAGTTTCAGAATACGTTTGCCAACACGCTTGCGGGCACGGTGAAAAAAGACAACTTTTTCGCCCGTGTCCGCCGCTACAGCTCAGCGCGGGAAGCGGCATTGGATGCGAACAAGATTCCAGAGAGCGTCTATGATAATTTGATTGCCACGATTCACGAGCACTTGCCGTTGTTGCACCGGTATGTGCGGCTGCGCAAAAACGTGCTTGGGCTCGACGAACTGCATATGTACGACTTATACACCCCGCTCGTGCAAGATGTAAAAATGGAAGTGACCTACGGCGAAGCGAAGCAATATATGCTTGACGGGCTGGCGCCGCTTGGCGAGGAATATGTAGCAATCATCAAGGAAGGGCTTGAGAACCGTTGGGTCGATGTGCGCGAAAATAGAGGAAAGCGAAGCGGAGCCTATTCATCAGGGGCGTACGGCACGCATCCGTACATTTTGCTGAACTGGCAAGACAACGTAAACAACTTATTTACGCTCGTGCATGAGTTCGGTCACTCGGTCCATAGCTACTATACGCGCAAAACACAGCCGTATCCGTACGCCCATTATTCGATTTTTGTTGCTGAAGTGGCGTCGACATGCAATGAGGCGCTGTTGAACGATCATTTGTTGAAAACGATCGATGATGAGAAAAAACGGCTATACTTGTTGAACCATTATCTTGAAGGGTTCCGCGGCACCGTCTTCCGGCAGACGATGTTTGCCGAGTTCGAGCATTTGATCCATCTGAAAGCGCAGGAGGGGGAAGCGCTGACGGCAAAGACGCTCACGTCGCTCTATTATGACTTGAACAAAAAGTATTTCGGCGAGGATATGGTGGTTGATGAAGAAATTGGCCTTGAATGGGCGCGCATCCCGCATTTTTATTACAACTATTACGTGTATCAGTATGCGACCGGCTTCAGTGCAGCGACGGCGCTCAGCAAGCAGATTTTAGAGGAAGGCGAGCCGGCGGTGAAACGGTATATCGACTTTTTAAAAGCCGGCAGCTCCGATTATCCGATCGAGGTGTTGAAAAAAGCGGGCGTCGATATGACAAGCGCCGAACCGATCCGCCAAGCGTGCCAAGTGTTTGCGGAGAAATTGGAAGAAATGGAACGCTTGCTTGGAAAGTAAAACGGATGCGGCGTTATAGCCACATCCGTTTGGACGGAAACCCCTTAAACTGGTGGCGGCGATTCCAGGCTGCCACCAGCCCAAGCAACGAGAAAAACAAAAGCGGCATCGTCACCCAAAGCGGGATCAGCTGCATAAGCCCTAAAAGGTTGAGGAAAAACGAAGCGACGGCGGCCGCAATCCAAAGGAATAAACCGATTCGTCTTCTCATCAACGCCGCCTCCTTTTCGTCTGCTTTTAGTTGAATATATGTACATGGCCTGCGTAATCATGACAGGTGCCAAAGGTGAGGCGAATTATGACAATAATGTGAACAAACGAGCAAACGGGTTGTCAACGGGTGTGGCTGTTTGTTAAGATAAAGATGTGAACGGAAGACAAAACTGATACCCCTTTGTTTGACCGTGAACAATTTCTCCCATCCCCTTTGTTGTCTTGACAACAAGAAGAAAGCCCGGCGTCAGCCGGGCTTTCTTCTTGTTTTCTAAGGCAGGGCGTCTTCAATATAGCGCCAAAACGTTCCGTGTTTGACAGGCACCCGCTCTACTTTTTGCTTCAGCTGCAGCTTTTTCAGTTCCGTTTCCGCTTCCTGGATGGTCCAATTGTACACAACGGCAACTTCTTTCGAGGCGACGAATTTAAAATGGCTTAAAAATGACTCGAGCGGAGGAGGAGGGGACGGCTCGGGATGGAAGCCAAGCATTTCAGCGATTAGTTCGACGTAAATATCATACGGATAGCATCCGGAAATTTTAATGCCTTCGTCTTCAATGTTTTCATTAAACAACACGAGTGTCGGCGTTTCGTCGACATCCATTTCCGAGGTGATTTTGACATCACACTGAAGCGCTTTTGCGGCCCCTGGCGAATGCATGTCGCGCAGGAATTCATCGACATCCAGCCCGGCTTCGGCGGCGCATTCCGCCAGTACAGCCAAGTCAGCGACGTTTTGTTTTTCGAGAAACAGCTGTTCTTGCAGCTTGCGCAAAAAGCGAAGGCCGGCTCGTTTTCCTTGCATTTCTGCCGCTTTAATGGCGAGTGATGGGGCAAACGGGCTCGAGACCGGGTTCTCAAGCCAGACGCTTCCGTCGCATGACATGCCAGAACGATTGGCTGTCCATTCCCACGCCTTCGCCATCGCTTCCGGTTTCGCTCCTTTGCGCGTGTTCCATGTCGCCCATTTTCCGCTCAATACGTATCTTATAGTAAAAAAATGGCCGTATTCAATCGTCAGCTTTTTGATGACCGGTTCAAGCCCCCAGCATTCCGGGCATAACGGATCGATAAACAAATACAACTCAAGCGGTTTGTTCGTGTTGCCTAACGGCTGGGAGGAGGCGCAAGGCGGCGCCGCTTTCCCAGCAAACTTCTCACTCAAGGGAATGCTCCTTTCTGTCCAAATGATCCGGGGTATTGATCATATGGTGGGCGGTGAGCACAAGACGGTGATAAAATTGTTCGCGCGCTGGCCCGGACAGGCCGATTTCATCCATGGCCGCCCGCATACAGGCAAGCCACGCTTCTGCCCGTTTCGGTGTAATTTCGAACCGAAGATGGCGCGCCCGCATCATCGGGTGGCCATGCTCGGCGGTATAAAGCGGAGGCCCGCCCAAATATTGCGTTAAAAATTGTTTTTGCTTGCGGGCGATTTCCGTAAAATCGTCAGGGAAAAGAGGGCGCAAGTCCGGGTGTGCGGCCACGCGCCGGTAAAACGCTTCGACAAGCTTCGCCACCGTTTCCTCTCCGCCGATCGCCTCATAAAGGGTTTGCCATTGTTCTGCCATTGCGGATGCTCCTTTTGCTTGAAAATCATTCGTCGTCGTTTGATTGCTATTTTATCAACAGCGGACATTTATCTCAAACAAAGTGACTTGAACACCGCGATTTACGAGCGGTAGCTTCGCAGCACACGCTCAACGTATGCCTTCGTTTCCGCAAACGGCGGCACGCCGCCGTAGCGGTCGACGCGGCCTGGTCCGGCGTTGTAGGCAGCCAAGGCGAGAGCGGTGTCACCGCCATAGCGGTCAAGAAGCTGACGCAAATAGTTTACCCCGCCGTCGATGTTCTGCGCCGGATCAAGCGGATCGTCAACGCCGAGCATTTTCGCCGTGCTCGGCATGAGCTGCATCAACCCAAGCGCCCCGGCCCGGCTTTTGGCATCCGGGCGGAAGTTTGATTCGTGGCGAATGACGGCACGGACGAGCCGCGGATCGACATCATATTTTTCCGCCGCAGCGGCAATGAGGGCATCAATAGAAGACGGCGCGACGGAAGCTGCCGCCGCCTGACTGTCTAATTTAGCGGCGCCGTTGCCGGCAGGGGCCGGATTCCGAAGCTCGTGGATCGTTGGTTCCGCTTGACTGCCAAGGTATTCGGCAAGGAGGCTGGAAAACAGCGATGGAACGGGCGATGGTAATAAGTTTGCGCGTCCAGGTGAGAACGTCTGCAACGCTTGCCATTCGACAAGCAATTTTAACGGTGAAACGGTCATCCTCTTTCCCCCATTTCATACTTGCGGGCGTAAAAGCGGGCGATTTTATTCGGCGCCGGGCGACGCGGGATGCCGAGCGTCCTGAGCAGGCGCAAAAACCGCTCCTCGCCCGCTTTGGCGTTGTCTGTCTCATATTCGAGTTCATAATCTTCGCTTTCTAAGTAACGGTTATGGTCAAGGCATAGCATGCCGCCTTCATATGGCCACTCGGCACGGTCCGTGACGAGGGAGCCGAAGCAACGGACAGCGCGCGGATCGACGTCCATTTCCTTAAGCAGCAACGCGACCGCCCCCCGCGGGGCCGCCCCGGCGAGCAACGCCTCCGCTTCAGACGGAGCGAGCGGTTCGTGTGTTTCTAAGAGCGATCCGTCCGCTTGCGTTTGTTTCAATGTCAAGGTGAATCGCCCCTCTTTCACCCGGATGCGCAACGCGGCTGCCTGTTCTTTCAAGGCGAACGAAGGGGTGTCAAAGTAATGGTTTTCCTGGCGGCGGAAAGCGCCGTCATCGAGGCGGAAGGCGGAACGAACCGCGTCAAACTCCGCTGCAGTCAACAAGTTTTTGAATTCAATTTCTACTTCTTGACGCATGATAGTTCTCCTTTGGGCAAGGCATCGTCTCTTTCTATTATCAGTTGTTTTTCGGCGAATATCAATTATTTCGTCTGCATAGGGTGAATATGGTAAAATAAAGGGCGGATGGTTGATGCGGAAGGAGAGAAACCATGAATAACAAAGTGACCGTTGAACGGGCGGAGCGGAAAGACGGCCGGCTTTGGCTGCATGTTGACGATGTTCCGGTTCCGCTCGCGAACGTGACGCCAAAACGCCATATGCTCGTCGATTCGGATGGACTGGCGTTTGTGTACATTTTGGAAACGGCTGACCGCTTTCTTTACGTCATCATCCCGAGGCAGTGGTGGCCGGAGTTGAAAGCGGCGTTTGCCAAGGAAGAGACGATCTGGCTTGAGAGCGGGGGGACGGCGGTCGAACTCGAACAGTTTGGCGAAGAATTAGCCTACTTGCTTGAAAATATTCGCGGCAACGCCAATTATGGCGAGACGCTTGAACGGTCGGTGCAAGAAGTGTTTTTTGCTGAATAAGCGAGCTGGGGCCTGCCTTTAAAAGGGGGAACAGGGGGAGCGGAGGCCGCTAAACCAGCCGGTGGATGCTCCAACGAGGGCGGCGGAGGCCGAAGCAGACTGAAAACACGCAGGCAGGTGATACGATGGTGAAACATTGGGACTTGTTTTTAGCTCCGTATAAACAGGCGGTCGAAGAGCTGAAGGTGAAACTAAGGGGGATTCGCGCCCAGTTCGAGATGATCGAGACGCATTCGCCGATCGAATTTGTCACCGGGCGGGTGAAGCCGATTGCCAGCATTTTGGATAAAGCGCAAAAGAAAAACATCCCGCTCGACCGCCTCGAGGAAGAGATGCAAGATATTGCGGGGCTGCGCATTATGTGCCAGTTTGTTGATGACATTAAAACCGTCGTCAAGCTGCTGCGCCAGCGCAACGATTTTACGATTGTTGAGGAGCGCGATTATGTCACGCAAAAAAAAGAGAGCGGCTATCGCTCATACCATATCGTGATTCGCTACCCGGTGCAGACGATCCACGGGGAGAAAAACATTTTGGCCGAAATTCAAATTCGGACGTTGGCGATGAATTTTTGGGCAACGATTGAACACTCGCTGAACTATAAATATAGCGGCCGTTTTCCGGAAGA
Proteins encoded in this region:
- a CDS encoding lytic transglycosylase domain-containing protein, whose amino-acid sequence is MTVSPLKLLVEWQALQTFSPGRANLLPSPVPSLFSSLLAEYLGSQAEPTIHELRNPAPAGNGAAKLDSQAAAASVAPSSIDALIAAAAEKYDVDPRLVRAVIRHESNFRPDAKSRAGALGLMQLMPSTAKMLGVDDPLDPAQNIDGGVNYLRQLLDRYGGDTALALAAYNAGPGRVDRYGGVPPFAETKAYVERVLRSYRS
- a CDS encoding CYTH domain-containing protein; the protein is MRQEVEIEFKNLLTAAEFDAVRSAFRLDDGAFRRQENHYFDTPSFALKEQAAALRIRVKEGRFTLTLKQTQADGSLLETHEPLAPSEAEALLAGAAPRGAVALLLKEMDVDPRAVRCFGSLVTDRAEWPYEGGMLCLDHNRYLESEDYELEYETDNAKAGEERFLRLLRTLGIPRRPAPNKIARFYARKYEMGERG
- a CDS encoding competence protein CoiA — translated: MFVAISADGRPISLAGAERWSPERLVELRNDEPFFCPACRKEVVLRSGRHRLPHFAHRKGTVCPFEHEPESERHLTGKRDLFAWLVRQGVEAKLEPYLTAIGQRPDVLFRYGPHLYALEYQCSPIDESLFCERNDGYRRLGIRPLWVLGAHHLRRSPKRPNEVSLSRFQWLFARRVPFSVAPHVWYYSPETKRFIFLSRPLPLSVRRTLATIDSLPLSSLSFAALTAAHPQPLPPTFWEQWLEGKKQWRRTFPLYPNKAVRRICADFYQAGIVPSLFPTEAGWPLLRGYLWETAPFIWQTYVLLPLLRQQGKPLPLAALFRWIDGKIRTGRLAPRRLPLVGQDTYRQAVREYLHWLRLLGYLRCERGSGVCLAKPLSFPATVEDVIRQDAALLEQIHRTPALATYRVTLEFGTEGKNEQKTGKEGENSE
- a CDS encoding globin, with the protein product MAEQWQTLYEAIGGEETVAKLVEAFYRRVAAHPDLRPLFPDDFTEIARKQKQFLTQYLGGPPLYTAEHGHPMMRARHLRFEITPKRAEAWLACMRAAMDEIGLSGPAREQFYHRLVLTAHHMINTPDHLDRKEHSLE
- a CDS encoding GTP pyrophosphokinase, which encodes MVKHWDLFLAPYKQAVEELKVKLRGIRAQFEMIETHSPIEFVTGRVKPIASILDKAQKKNIPLDRLEEEMQDIAGLRIMCQFVDDIKTVVKLLRQRNDFTIVEERDYVTQKKESGYRSYHIVIRYPVQTIHGEKNILAEIQIRTLAMNFWATIEHSLNYKYSGRFPEDIKARLQRAAEAAYRLDEEMSKIRFEIQEAQAAFSRKQEAKGEGQ
- the spxH gene encoding ClpXP adapter protein SpxH, which encodes MSEKFAGKAAPPCASSQPLGNTNKPLELYLFIDPLCPECWGLEPVIKKLTIEYGHFFTIRYVLSGKWATWNTRKGAKPEAMAKAWEWTANRSGMSCDGSVWLENPVSSPFAPSLAIKAAEMQGKRAGLRFLRKLQEQLFLEKQNVADLAVLAECAAEAGLDVDEFLRDMHSPGAAKALQCDVKITSEMDVDETPTLVLFNENIEDEGIKISGCYPYDIYVELIAEMLGFHPEPSPPPPLESFLSHFKFVASKEVAVVYNWTIQEAETELKKLQLKQKVERVPVKHGTFWRYIEDALP
- the pepF gene encoding oligoendopeptidase F produces the protein MVVEENKATKSLPSRSEIPVEETWRLEDIFPTDDAWEQEFQQVKAMIPKISEYKGRLGESPEVMYEALQYQDEVSMRLGKLYTYAHMRYDQDTTNAFYQGINDRAKSLYSEASSAMAFIVPEILDIDEAVLRSFLEQYEPLRLYQHALDEITRQRPHVLSAEEEALLAQAAEVMQATSSTFSALNNADLTFPTIRDENGDEVEVTHGRFIRFLESTDRRVRRDAFHAVYHTYEKFQNTFANTLAGTVKKDNFFARVRRYSSAREAALDANKIPESVYDNLIATIHEHLPLLHRYVRLRKNVLGLDELHMYDLYTPLVQDVKMEVTYGEAKQYMLDGLAPLGEEYVAIIKEGLENRWVDVRENRGKRSGAYSSGAYGTHPYILLNWQDNVNNLFTLVHEFGHSVHSYYTRKTQPYPYAHYSIFVAEVASTCNEALLNDHLLKTIDDEKKRLYLLNHYLEGFRGTVFRQTMFAEFEHLIHLKAQEGEALTAKTLTSLYYDLNKKYFGEDMVVDEEIGLEWARIPHFYYNYYVYQYATGFSAATALSKQILEEGEPAVKRYIDFLKAGSSDYPIEVLKKAGVDMTSAEPIRQACQVFAEKLEEMERLLGK